One region of Carassius gibelio isolate Cgi1373 ecotype wild population from Czech Republic chromosome A1, carGib1.2-hapl.c, whole genome shotgun sequence genomic DNA includes:
- the LOC127985733 gene encoding toll-like receptor 2 type-2, producing MFTHALRLDGALKFLFLLKQTILKVSIRLLSFTSSCDSHSMFDFFLFSPIMTTGNLQFAYSRVSDTIMVGRMRLLGTEESITIFILILAQGFHYSRTCVCDQQFFCNCSSNHLQQVPKVPANALGLDLSFNQIKSIHMNDLSPYSELKTLNLHKNKLKFIHKDAFKSQHKLEVLDLSLNILKNLSSSWFHELNSLQQLNLAGNPYTTLGPAPIFQSLLNLRTLRVGSPSLREVYKNGLDGLTHLDEMTFIASNLKSYENGSLKAARPIGLVSLNLQNLFQNDPELVSEVLQDVSHPETLLIINDAVLKTNISTEPFKAAREGGTKNLSFQNSTTTDEAMTSLLMVMDGSSLSYIGLENVHLIGQGWWQKASYTHYENLHTAYIRNLEIQGFFKFSSMMQLGFLLVHLHKVSVINGTVFVIPRQTTPLLKNLEYLDLSQNLLSDLTIEPTLYTDYGAYQNLNTLNVSQNILKSLGLMSRLATKLKSLTYLDLSHNSFVSMPESCSWPATLRFLNLSSTKLRKMTPCLPSSLTALDLSENDLMVFNQRFPQLTMLILTGNRFMKLPHGELFPRLQNLLIQRNALRMFNGSDLRRFKSLKYLEASNNNFVCSCEFVSFFRHDVNHFITIRDGLHNYVCDTPFTLRGDAVDSVSLSVFECYMIPAVLVLCSLIIIVLGLIVVTCYKFHIIWYLQMTKAWIQAKRKPAVGRLAEELRYDAFVSYSQHDAEWVEEILVPELESAHPPFALCLHKRDFQPGRWIVDNIIDSIEKSHRTLFVLSEHFVTSEWCRYELDFSHFRIVDEHNDSAVLVLLEPIEKETIPKRFCKLRKIMNSRTYLEWPEDEEKRREFWSNLKAALQKDE from the exons ATGTTTACACATGCTCTGAGACTGGATGGTGCCCTAAAATTTCTGTTCCTGTTAAAACAGACAATTTTGAAAGTTTCAATCAGGCTATTGAGTTTTACTTCCTCCTGTGACTCACATAGCATGTttgatttctttttgttttcgCCTATTATGACAACTGGCAACCTGCAGTTTGCATACAGTAGAGTATCAGACACAATAATGGTGGGCAG gatGCGACTCTTGGGAACGGAGGAGTCTataactatttttatattaattttggcACAAGGCTTTCACTACTCCAGGACATGTGTTTGTGACCAGCAATTTTTCTGCAATTGTTCATCAAATCATCTCCAACAGGTCCCAAAAGTTCCAGCGAATGCCCTTGGCCTTGACCTGTCTTTCAATCAAATTAAATCTATACACATGAATGATCTCAGCCCATACAGTGAGCTGAAAACTCTAAACTTGCATAAGAACAAGCTCAAGTTTATTCACAAAGATGCTTTTAAATCTCAACATAAGCTGGAAGTTCTTGATCTGTCTTTAAACATCCTGAAAAATCTGTCTTCTTCTTGGTTCCACGAGCTAAACTCTCTTCAACAACTGAATCTGGCAGGAAACCCATATACCACCTTGGGACCTGCTCCAATCTTCCAGTCTCTCCTTAACCTAAGGACACTGCGAGTTGGTAGTCCTTCACTGAGGGAGGTATACAAAAATGGCTTAGATGGGCTCACTCATCTGGACGAGATGACGTTCATTGCCAGTAATCTGAAGTCGTATGAGAATGGGAGTTTAAAGGCAGCCCGTCCCATTGGTTTAGTCTCTTTAAACCTTCAGAATCTATTTCAGAATGATCCAGAATTAGTCTCTGAGGTTCTTCAAGATGTCTCCCACCCTGAAACTCTGCTGATAATCAATGATGCTGTACTCAAAACAAACATTTCGACAGAACCCTTTAAAGCGGCAAGAGAAGGTGGAACTAAAAACTTGAGTTTCCAAAATAGCACCACAACTGATGAAGCAATGACCTCTTTATTAATGGTCATGGATGGTTCTTCTTTGTCATATATTGGtcttgaaaatgtgcatttgattGGCCAAGGGTGGTGGCAAAAAGCTTCGTATACACATTATGAAAACTTGCATACAGCCTACATACGTAATCTCGAGATCCAAGGTTTTTTTAAGTTTAGTAGCATGATGCAGTTAGGATTTCTACTGGTGCATCTCCATAAGGTGTCCGTTATTAATGGCACAGTGTTTGTTATTCCACGGCAAACTACCCCACTGTTAAAAAATCTTGAATATTTGGACCTTAGCCAGAATCTCCTTTCAGACCTGACAATTGAACCTACCTTATATACAGATTATGGTGCATATCAAAACCTCAACACTCTTAATGTGAGccagaacattttaaaatctctTGGACTGATGTCTCGATTGGCCACTAAGCTTAAGAGTCTCACATATTTAGATTTAAGTCATAATAGTTTTGTTTCTATGCCAGAAAGCTGTAGCTGGCCAGCGACTCTCAGGTTTCTGAATCTTTCCAGCACAAAGCTACGAAAGATGACCCCTTGCCTGCCTTCTAGCTTGACGGCCCTGGATCTCAGTGAAAATGATCTGATGGTATTCAACCAAAGATTTCCCCAACTTACTATGCTTATACTGACAGGCAACCGATTTATGAAACTGCCACATGGGGAATTATTTCCAAGGCTGCAGAACCTGCTTATCCAAAGGAACGCCTTGCGAATGTTTAATGGCAGTGATTTGAGGAGATTTAAATCCTTAAAATATTTAGAAGCGAGTAACAATAATTTTGTATGCTCCTGTGAGTTTGTATCTTTCTTCAGACATGATGTTAACCATTTCATCACGATAAGGGATGGTCTTCACAATTATGTGTGTGACACTCCATTCACTCTCAGAGGTGATGCTGTTGACAGTGTCAGTTTGTCAGTTTTCGAGTGTTACATGATCCCTGCTGTCTTAGTGCTTTGTTCATTGATCATAATAGTCCTTGGACTAATTGTTGTCACCTGCTATAAGTTTCACATTATATGGTACCTGCAGATGACCAAAGCATGGATTCAAGCGAAACGAAAACCTGCAGTTGGTCGACTGGCCGAAGAGCTCCGCTACGACGCTTTTGTATCCTACAGTCAACATGATGCTGAGTGGGTCGAGGAGATCCTTGTTCCAGAGCTGGAGAGCGCTCATCCTCCATTTGCCTTGTGTTTGCACAAACGGGACTTCCAGCCGGGCCGCTGGATCGTGGACAACATCATCGACTCGATTGAAAAAAGCCATCGGACTCTTTTTGTTCTGTCTGAGCACTTTGTTACCAGCGAATGGTGCCGCTATGAGCTGGACTTCTCACATTTCCGCATAGTCGATGAACACAATGACTCTGCCGTCCTGGTTCTCCTTGAGCCAATCGAGAAGGAGACCATTCCCAAACGTTTCTGCAAGCTACGGAAGATTATGAACTCCAGGACGTATCTGGAGTGGCCCGAAGACGAGGAAAAGAGAAGAGAGTTCTGGAGCAACCTGAAAGCTGCCCTACAAAAAGATGAATGA